A single window of Dermacentor albipictus isolate Rhodes 1998 colony chromosome 1, USDA_Dalb.pri_finalv2, whole genome shotgun sequence DNA harbors:
- the LOC135901437 gene encoding 2-amino-3-carboxymuconate-6-semialdehyde decarboxylase-like isoform X3, whose translation MSAPSTTSTPKIDLHAHVTPDRWPNLKEAKPDDALDFSRLQNDFVASMVSRRPDRFVGLCTVPMQSPQLAAEELKRCVSQLGMRGVIVGSHVNQWTLADRALDPFYRTIQELGVGVFVHPWDMPPSTRYNKYWLQWLVGMPAETTAAICEVIFGGLLERFPRLKLCFAHGAGSFPYTVGRIQHGFDVRPDLCAVDNKAPPKSYLGEIYADSLVHGHGALRLLLDTLGEDRVMLGSDYPYPLGEIERPGRLIETSGLQESLKEKLLWKNAASFLGIEMTPEGVTTRT comes from the exons GCCAAGCCAGATGACGCGCTGGACTTCAGCCGGCTACAGAACGACTTCGTGGCTTCGATGGTTAGCCGACGTCCCGATCGGTTCGTCGGTTTGTGCACCGTGCCGATGCAGAGCCCACAGCTGGCCGCCGAGGAGCTGAAGCGGTGCGTCAGCCAGCTGGGAATGCGGGGCGTCATCGTCGGCTCGCACGTCAACCAATGGACGCTGGCGGACCGAGCACTCGACCCTTTCTACAGG ACCATCCAGGAACTTGGCGTGGGCGTCTTTGTGCATCCTTGGGATATGCCGCCTTCAACGCGCTATAACAAGTACTGGCTCCAGTGGCTTGTCG GTATGCCCGCGGAGACTACAGCTGCAATCTGTGAAGTGATCTTCGGCGGACTCCTAGAGAGGTTCCCGAGGCTCAAGCTGTGCTTCGCCCATGGCGCTGGCTCTTTTCCTTACACTGTGGGGAGAATACAGCACGGCTTTGAC GTGCGACCTGACCTTTGTGCTGTGGACAACAAAGCTCCTCCGAAAAGTTACCTGGGCGAGATCTATGCCGATTCGCTAGTGCACGGCCACGGCGCCCTAAGGCTCCTGCTGGATACACTCGGAGAG GATCGAGTGATGCTGGGCAGTGACTACCCGTACCCACTGGGGGAAATAGAACGACCCGGAAGACTGATTGAAACCAGTGGCTTGCAAGAGTCACTCAAG GAGAAGCTGCTATGGAAGAACGCCGCAAGCTTTCTTGGAATCGAAATGACCCCGGAAGGCGTCACAACCCGGACGTAG